In one Rhopalosiphum padi isolate XX-2018 chromosome 3, ASM2088224v1, whole genome shotgun sequence genomic region, the following are encoded:
- the LOC132924867 gene encoding ubiquitin-like-conjugating enzyme ATG3, with amino-acid sequence MQNIINTVKGTALGVAGLLTPVLKESKFKDTGVVTPNEFVTAGDHLVHTCPTWEWACGDECKIKSYLPKDKQYLITRNVPCLRRYKQIENCEILENIVELEEGNEGWVETHHFDSSLLSFNEKISKISHEENKEGQNNGNQFSNIMTHENQIIKTCNFYTKNNSIGDDEDDDDDEGEAIDMDAFVESGLLEDDSATVYSTQKERKQLTSTSTDEILKTRTYDLHITYDKFYQTPRLWIYGYNEVRIQHCS; translated from the exons ATGCAAAACATTATCAACACCGTTAAAGGTACTGCACTAGGAGTCGCTGGATTATTAACTCCAGTCCTAAAG gaatcaaaatttaaagataCAGGAGTAGTTACCCCAAATGAATTTGTTACTGCTGGCGACCATTTAGTGCATACATGTCCAACCTGGGAATGGGCTTGTGGTGACGAATGCAAGATTAAATCTTATTTGCCAAAAGACAAACAATATCTGATTACAAGAAATGTTCCCTGTTTACGTCGATATAAACaa attgagAACTGTGAAATCCTTGAGAATATTGTTGAATTGGAAGAAGGAAATGAAGGATGGGTTGAGACTCATCATTTTGATTCTTCACTTTTgtcttttaatgaaaaaatatccaaaatatcACACgaa GAAAATAAGGAAGGTCAAAACAATGGTAATCAATTTTCCAACATAATGACCcatgaaaatcaaattataaaaacttgtaatttctatactaaaaataatagtataggtgatgatgaagatgatgatgacgatgaagGTGAAGCAATAGATATGGATGCGTTTGTAGAAAGTGGTTTACTGGAAGATGATTCG GCAACCGTTTATTCAACACAAAAAGaaagaaaacaattaacaaGCACATCTActgatgaaatattaaaaacccgAACATATGATTTACATATAACAtatgataaattttatcaaacacCAAGATTGTGGATTTATGGTTATAATGAAGTAAGAATTCAACATTGttcttaa
- the LOC132926452 gene encoding run domain Beclin-1-interacting and cysteine-rich domain-containing protein has protein sequence MEELPAILDQLKSTVECLSMSTQTNTWEVCGGLDRLHSIMMNIFSHGCLTISSNAEDAVWHFIQGINWLHPTIASLCTFSRNTCPKNEHLDKSSLWIYKSLENHSLSEKLGLLLSDKDHLYKCYKPEAFLCQKEYSDAALLCLRVVELNQPSLLLEINPKLYLNYSSKSEHCTTLPKSKYKQTNSKYFKQLGSLTNILKYKSSENINEHNMNTEHHNDLPKYKIKHLSKKQCYKSWPDIYKTFDQLKLRRSLSFDTLQTSDYSLDCTHKAATIETTEQVLLPKLLDVNYEQLLNDNDNPNKHQILNSDLPKHTKRQSKLLTLPLKILEESDDDTRSNISDGSRTLIPYDEFPPSKYVGTFGLVSSYFPDQDLFKFLSSGQFLQANAELDRENAHFKISEAIIGTIEQIKCNQKLKFTDEVIDESDEEINRLKHRFRCRRRQKLQIEQTPTAGTSSSDCLTESTMSSLTSSYCSTTSSMSTTDDMDDFELDDDSICSSMFSVCSSSVGSLPYSNADRTRSASVCSTVTAESVARSLIRQISQKNNWPVDVNVQWLISENDVPQRILPLPSSWPVNPYEPTDDRSETSSRLRGTSDWAPPRPQIIFTSHPSPIRKNIMELQGYRCAGCSMKVAVKYASKFRYCFYLGRYFCTGCHVDKTAIIPGRIIGKWDFSKYPVSCFSFNLLEKILFDPLFNITDLNNVLYKRARGLDKVRTYRMQLYYIKDFIFLCRYADRLKESLEILDAHIILKPDLYSIQNLVDVKNGELGKKLQNLIVVCNKHVINCQLCQARGFVCEICNNNKILFPWDFRLVTRCVDCGSCYHKKCYDSRKVPMCPRCPRIMAMFKRTESQNDQNTVVQS, from the exons atGGAAGAACTGCCTGCGATACTAGATCAACTGAAATCAACCGTAGAATGTTTGTCTATGTCCACTCAAACCAATACTTGGGAAGTATGTGGTGGCTTAGATCGACTACATTCAattatgatgaatatttttagTCATGGATGTTTAACAATAAGTTCAAAT GCTGAAGATGCTGTTTGGCATTTTATTCAAGGAATCAATTGGTTGCACCCAACAATAGCATCATTATGCACATTTTCTAGGAATACATGCCCTAAAAATGAACATTTGGATAAATCATCATTATGGATATATAAAAG TCTTGAAAATCATTCACTATCTGAAAAACTTGGATTGTTATTGTCTGATAAAGATCATCTGTATAAATGTTATAAGCCAGAAGCTTTTTTATGTCAAAAGGAGTATAGCGATGCTGCATTATTATGTCTAAGAGTTGTTGAACTGAATCAACCTTCTTTATTACTGGAAATTAATCCTAAATTA tatttaaattattcatctaAAAGTGAACATTGTACTACTTTGCCAAAATCGAAGTATAAGCAAacaaacagtaaatattttaaacaattgggTTCATTAACAAATATCTTGAAGTATAAATCTTCTGAAAACATCaatgaacataatatgaatactgAACATCATAATGATTTacctaagtataaaattaaacacttgtctaaaaaacaatgttataaaaGTTGGCCAGATATTTATAAGACATTTGATCAACTAAAACTCAGACGGTCATTGAGTTTTGACACATTGCAAACATCTGACTACTCATTAGATTGTACCCACAAGGCTGCAACAATAGAAACTACAGAACAGGTTTTGCTCCCTAAGTTATTGGATGTAAATTATGAACAGCTTCTAAACGATAATGACAATCCAAACAAACATCAGATATTGAATAGTGATTTACCCAAACATACTAAACGACAGTCAAAATTGTTAACACTCCCATTGAAAATATTAGAAGAATCTGATGACGACACTCGAAGCAATATCTCTGATGGATCCAGAACTTTAATACCTTATGATGAATTTCCACCTTCAAAGTATGTGGGAACATTTGGACTAGTATCTTCATATTTTCCTGATCAAGATTTGTTCAAGTTTTTATCTTCTGGACAGTTTCTTCAAGCCAATGCTGAACTTGATCGTGAAAATGCACATTTCAAAATTTCTGAAGCAATCATTGGCACAATTGAACaa ATTAAATGcaatcaaaaattgaaattcacTGACGAGGTGATCGATGAGAGTGACGAAGAGATAAATCGGCTGAAACACAGATTCCGTTGTCGGCGTAGACAAAAGTTACAGATCGAACAGACGCCGACGGCCGGCACGTCGTCTTCCGATTGCTTAACCGAAT CCACGATGAGTTCGCTGACGTCTTCTTACTGCTCAACTACATCTAGCATGTCTACTACGGATGATATGGACGATTTCGAGTTGGATGATGACAGCATCTGTTCGTCAATGTTCTCTGTGTGCAGTTCGTCGGTGGGCTCATTGCCGTACTCGAATGCAGACCGGACGCGATCGGCCAGCGTGTGCTCGACGGTCACGGCAGAAAGTGTTGCGCGATCATTGATCCGCCAAATTAGCCAAAAGAACAATTGGCCTGTTGACGTCAATGTCCAGTGGCTAATATCAGAAAATGATGTCCCACAACGG ATTTTACCTTTGCCATCGAGCTGGCCCGTCAATCCGTATGAGCCCACCGATGATCGTTCAGAGACTTCGTCTCGCTTGCGAGGCACTAGTGATTGGGCCCCACCACGACCGCAAATTATATTCACTAGTCATCCATCACCAAT TAGGAAAAACATAATGGAATTACAAGGTTATAGATGTGCTGGTTGTAGTATGAAAGTGGCAGTTAAGTACGCTTCGAAGTTTCGTTATTGCTTTTACTTGGGTCGGTATTTTTGCACAGGGTGTCATGTAGATAAAACTGCCATCATACCCGGTCGGATAATCGGAAAATGGGATTTTTCGAA GTATCCGGTGTCGTGTTTCTCGTTCAATCTGcttgaaaaaatactattcgATCCGTTATTCAACATAACAGACTTGAATAACGTTTTGTATAAGCGCGCCCGAGGCCTAGACAAAGTTCGAACGTATCGAAtgcaattgtattatataaaagattttatattcttatgcAGATATGCCGACAg ATTAAAAGAGTCATTGGAAATTTTGGACGCTCATATAATACTTAAGCCGGACCTGTATTCAATCCAAAACTTGGTGGATGTCAAAAACGGAGAGCTCGGTAAAAAGTTACAAAACCTTATTGTTGTCTGTAATAAGCACGTTATAAATTGtcag TTGTGCCAAGCAAGAGGGTTTGTTTGTGAAATatgcaacaacaacaaaatacttTTTCCTTGGGACTTTAGATTGGTTACGAGATGTGTGGACTGCGGGTCATGTTACCACAAGAAATGTTATGATTCAAGAAAAGTACCAATGTGCCCCCGGTGCCCTAGGATCATGGCTATGTTTAAAAGAACAGAAAGTCAAAATGATCAGAATACTGTTGTACAGTCCTGA